The proteins below are encoded in one region of Myxococcales bacterium:
- a CDS encoding putative DNA-binding domain-containing protein: MSLSLQHIETNFLRLCFERELPMDAIAEFAGPKEGWELYRRMARHRLRKMIGSASPRSKNEIGEAGFDKLFSDFLAERAPQTPFLLDVPSEFAAYTLSLASDALVESKYLRDLIRYEQVVWHAAFVEVHESGDIVGFDFEKAIVLNPTCVFLQLDYPVHQKDAGNRQAKPSSLCVFRSMTTHRVHTWLLSPIMMDLLQAWQADASKPASDAVRSVLAKRNESISQGFIEKLCDTLAKFMEQGIVLGSRA; this comes from the coding sequence ATGAGTCTTTCCTTGCAACACATCGAAACCAACTTTCTTCGTTTGTGTTTTGAGCGCGAGTTGCCTATGGATGCCATCGCTGAATTTGCTGGTCCCAAAGAAGGTTGGGAACTTTACCGCAGGATGGCCAGACATCGTTTGCGTAAAATGATTGGCTCGGCTTCGCCTCGAAGCAAAAACGAAATAGGCGAAGCTGGCTTTGACAAACTGTTTTCGGATTTCCTTGCTGAGCGTGCGCCGCAGACCCCCTTTTTGCTCGATGTGCCTTCTGAATTTGCGGCTTATACGCTCAGTCTGGCCTCAGACGCGTTGGTCGAATCGAAGTATCTTCGCGACCTCATACGGTACGAGCAAGTTGTATGGCACGCAGCATTTGTAGAGGTACACGAGTCAGGGGACATCGTTGGTTTTGACTTTGAAAAAGCTATTGTGCTCAACCCAACTTGTGTGTTTCTGCAATTGGACTATCCAGTGCATCAGAAAGATGCAGGCAACAGGCAGGCAAAGCCTAGCTCGCTTTGTGTCTTCCGTTCGATGACAACCCATCGAGTGCATACCTGGTTGCTGAGTCCGATCATGATGGATTTGTTGCAAGCATGGCAGGCTGATGCATCAAAACCGGCATCCGACGCAGTACGTTCAGTACTAGCGAAACGAAACGAATCGATCAGCCAAGGCTTCATCGAGAAACTTTGCGACACCCTTGCCAAGTTTATGGAACAGGGCATCGTGCTTGGTTCACGGGCTTAG
- a CDS encoding isocitrate lyase/phosphoenolpyruvate mutase family protein, which produces MSQAKSLREMLNSPGPIVIAGAHNGLSAKLVQEAGYEGIWASGFEISATHGIPDANILTMADNIALARQMVDAAEIPVVADCDNGYGNAINVIHMVKHYEAAGVSAVCIEDNSFPKRCSFYAGVKRELAPIEEHVGKIKAVLETRKSKDFLVIARTEALIAGWGMEEALKRARAYADAGADMVLIHSKSKEATEVKDFAKAWDRKTPLVCVPTTYDSATVSELHEAGFKMIICANHALRSSIKAMRETLHTMRKAGSTGAVKDMVVPLTAVYEIIGVQEMKEQEASYLPSGGTGVSSIVLDAGYEKELGSLIEDKPRAMLDIRGKTILERQIDGFNSANIKDVIVVRGYKKDAINLPNIRSYDNDEYESTGEAVSLFKADKELNKRVVVSYGDVLFEQALLEKLLRSSADITIAVDRSVSPDASSTGRDFVLIDAPAVERDSVRFLPASKPSVVRKIATDISAKDASGEFVGMMMLSEQGCRILREAWQSALSKKTSGKFHEAQSVQQAKLTDLLQEVIDQGGQVQAVEVYKGWTEIDSFEDYQRAWATIR; this is translated from the coding sequence ATGAGTCAAGCTAAGAGTCTTCGTGAAATGTTAAATAGTCCCGGACCGATTGTGATTGCCGGAGCACACAATGGTCTTTCTGCCAAGCTGGTGCAAGAAGCTGGTTATGAAGGCATTTGGGCGAGTGGTTTTGAAATCTCGGCGACTCACGGCATTCCGGATGCAAACATTCTTACGATGGCCGACAATATCGCTTTGGCGCGTCAGATGGTCGATGCCGCGGAGATTCCCGTGGTTGCCGACTGCGACAACGGTTACGGCAACGCCATCAACGTTATTCATATGGTCAAACACTACGAGGCTGCTGGTGTCTCAGCGGTGTGCATTGAGGATAACTCTTTTCCTAAGCGCTGCTCTTTTTATGCAGGCGTCAAACGAGAACTTGCTCCGATCGAAGAGCATGTTGGTAAGATTAAAGCGGTGCTTGAAACACGTAAATCCAAAGACTTTTTGGTGATCGCGCGCACCGAGGCCTTGATTGCAGGTTGGGGCATGGAAGAAGCACTCAAGCGTGCGCGGGCCTATGCGGATGCCGGAGCGGACATGGTGCTCATTCACTCCAAGTCCAAAGAGGCCACTGAGGTTAAAGACTTTGCAAAGGCTTGGGATCGCAAAACCCCACTTGTTTGCGTGCCAACAACCTATGATTCGGCGACAGTGAGCGAACTGCATGAAGCAGGTTTCAAGATGATCATTTGCGCAAACCATGCGCTTCGTAGCTCGATCAAAGCCATGCGCGAGACTTTGCACACCATGCGTAAAGCTGGCTCAACCGGTGCCGTAAAAGACATGGTGGTACCGCTCACTGCTGTTTATGAAATTATCGGCGTGCAGGAGATGAAGGAGCAAGAAGCAAGCTACCTGCCTTCTGGTGGTACTGGCGTATCCAGCATTGTGCTTGATGCCGGTTATGAAAAAGAGCTTGGCTCGCTTATCGAAGATAAGCCACGCGCGATGCTTGATATCCGCGGCAAGACGATTTTGGAGCGCCAAATTGACGGCTTTAACTCAGCCAATATCAAAGACGTGATTGTAGTCCGTGGCTACAAAAAAGACGCGATCAACCTGCCCAACATCCGCAGTTATGATAACGACGAATACGAGAGCACGGGCGAGGCTGTGAGTTTGTTCAAGGCGGATAAAGAGCTGAACAAGCGTGTGGTTGTAAGCTACGGAGATGTTTTATTCGAGCAGGCCTTGCTTGAGAAATTATTGCGATCTTCGGCGGACATTACGATTGCGGTGGACCGCTCGGTTAGTCCCGATGCAAGCAGCACTGGCCGCGATTTTGTATTGATTGATGCGCCGGCTGTCGAGCGTGATTCGGTGCGCTTTTTGCCTGCATCGAAACCTAGCGTGGTGCGCAAGATTGCAACCGACATCAGTGCGAAGGACGCCAGTGGCGAGTTTGTCGGCATGATGATGCTATCAGAGCAAGGTTGCCGAATTTTGCGCGAAGCATGGCAAAGCGCTTTGAGTAAAAAAACATCCGGCAAGTTCCACGAAGCTCAGAGTGTACAGCAAGCAAAACTTACCGATCTTTTGCAAGAAGTCATTGACCAAGGCGGCCAAGTTCAAGCGGTTGAAGTGTACAAAGGCTGGACCGAGATCGATAGCTTCGAAGACTATCAACGCGCTTGGGCAACCATCCGCTAG
- a CDS encoding DUF692 domain-containing protein — protein MNAPQIERLNGIGLGLRYPLAEALFANKPKALRFVEVHPENYLARGGRFEAMLEQAQEHWPVLSHGLSLGFGNLEAFDPDYTKKLRRFLNENVKVPWHSEHLCFTQVAGQHLHDLLPLPFTKEAIEVSVRRIKELQDALCLPVAIENVSYYADILPPAMPEIEFLLEVLDKSDALLLLDVNNVYVNSENHRFDPRQYIDQIPPQRVAHMHMAGHWRRKNGSIVDTHAEAICEDVYALFEHTMKRMGPKPVLLERDDNFPDFKELEAEVGRLHAIYQRATLPKSEEKPLRMQP, from the coding sequence ATGAACGCACCGCAGATCGAGCGGCTGAACGGCATTGGTTTAGGATTACGCTATCCATTGGCCGAGGCCCTGTTTGCTAACAAGCCGAAGGCTCTGCGCTTCGTTGAAGTTCACCCCGAAAATTATCTGGCACGCGGCGGACGTTTTGAGGCCATGCTTGAGCAAGCTCAAGAGCATTGGCCAGTTCTTAGCCATGGTTTGTCTCTCGGTTTTGGTAATCTTGAAGCCTTCGATCCGGATTACACAAAGAAGCTACGCCGCTTTTTGAACGAAAACGTTAAAGTGCCCTGGCACAGCGAGCACTTATGCTTCACCCAAGTGGCTGGCCAGCATCTACATGATTTGCTGCCGTTGCCCTTTACTAAAGAAGCTATTGAGGTAAGCGTTCGCCGCATCAAAGAGCTGCAAGATGCGCTTTGTTTGCCCGTCGCGATTGAGAACGTGAGTTACTACGCAGACATTCTTCCCCCGGCGATGCCAGAGATTGAATTTTTGCTGGAGGTGCTCGACAAGAGCGATGCCTTGCTTTTGCTTGATGTAAACAATGTGTACGTCAACAGTGAGAATCATCGCTTTGATCCAAGACAGTACATCGATCAGATCCCGCCACAGAGGGTTGCGCATATGCATATGGCCGGCCATTGGCGTAGAAAAAATGGCTCGATTGTGGATACGCATGCAGAAGCTATCTGTGAAGATGTCTATGCGCTCTTTGAGCATACGATGAAACGCATGGGACCTAAACCCGTACTGCTTGAACGAGATGATAACTTTCCGGACTTTAAAGAGCTTGAAGCGGAGGTTGGTCGTCTCCATGCTATCTACCAGCGTGCAACCTTACCAAAAAGCGAAGAAAAGCCCTTGCGGATGCAGCCATGA
- a CDS encoding CDP-alcohol phosphatidyltransferase family protein yields MAGLKAPVKDEWLDAVLCRPIGRQIARFLGKHTSLSANQVTFFTGMVGVSAGICYAFPWPAPLYGAALFFSAMVFDCVDGELSRFRNSGGWQGRIIDGLADGATVFSIFLGMVIYLGRLKLRVLGVELGFWHWFVLFIPAAATFVWHSAVVDDVKQRLKQGSIDKSLDKFADDPKTPFEKMIYRSWVNYVAWLERSTGPGRPGGYLCFRRVQWFGPTHHHLLMVIAALFIAVFPAAYVGYWFIAIVPANLYMVSMLYCSRSSCRMQSTKSA; encoded by the coding sequence ATGGCCGGTCTGAAAGCTCCAGTAAAAGATGAATGGCTAGATGCCGTATTGTGTCGGCCCATCGGGCGGCAGATTGCACGCTTTCTTGGCAAGCACACCTCGCTTAGTGCCAATCAAGTCACCTTTTTTACGGGCATGGTCGGTGTTTCTGCTGGTATTTGTTACGCCTTCCCATGGCCTGCGCCCTTGTATGGCGCTGCGCTGTTTTTTTCAGCGATGGTGTTTGATTGCGTGGACGGTGAGCTGTCTCGTTTTCGAAACAGTGGAGGCTGGCAGGGTAGAATCATTGATGGTTTAGCGGATGGCGCCACCGTGTTTAGCATTTTTCTTGGTATGGTAATCTACCTTGGTCGCCTCAAGTTGCGCGTGCTGGGTGTTGAACTTGGTTTTTGGCATTGGTTTGTTTTGTTTATTCCTGCAGCGGCCACTTTTGTTTGGCACAGTGCGGTGGTCGATGATGTGAAGCAACGTTTGAAGCAGGGTTCAATCGATAAATCGCTGGATAAATTTGCAGATGATCCAAAAACGCCTTTTGAGAAAATGATTTACCGAAGCTGGGTAAATTACGTTGCCTGGCTTGAGCGTTCGACCGGACCTGGTCGTCCTGGTGGCTATCTTTGTTTTCGACGCGTGCAGTGGTTCGGCCCAACCCATCACCATTTGCTTATGGTGATCGCTGCTCTTTTCATTGCCGTGTTTCCTGCGGCCTACGTGGGCTACTGGTTTATCGCGATTGTACCCGCAAACCTCTACATGGTGAGCATGCTTTATTGCTCTCGCAGCAGCTGTCGCATGCAGTCGACCAAATCGGCGTAA
- a CDS encoding OmpA family protein — MLVHGGLLGSFLGTLASFRATLLFVAAFVLVFSAGTMGAEAQRLGGQRFEPADSPDGVLGTRGADERPELDPYLALWANYMLNPVVIRDAADNEQSVLEHTLAFDLVASMTLWKGLQFGLAMPVGLLRTDEPGAAVAAGLANQTGAALGDLRLHLAYRFQLGYFSALAIYLPIMLPTSSNDDTLAFGFGVKPTLAFSQHIGALQILINASFLYRKDVDVLDYTAGSELGGRFALRYALGSEGHTGLLAEVGMNTATRDFLGAGVTPLEVRGGVEQQFAENWRMTGFAGSALSTGVGSPDIRIGLGIAYAPEQTRPRKSPEDRDGDGIRNEDDKCPDEAEDEDGFQDWDGCPDLDNDQDGFLDGDDECPMAPESKNGFLDEDGCPDYVKLEGGRIVTFQPVYFTSNSDNVQERSRDMMDEIANIMKANPEMTMRVEGHADSVGRADHNLKLSQKRADTVKRYLVEEGDIDASRIQSKGYGERKPIASNQTQQGRAENRRVEFHVRWGKR; from the coding sequence ATGCTGGTTCATGGTGGATTACTTGGCAGTTTTTTAGGAACCCTAGCGAGCTTTCGAGCAACGCTTCTGTTTGTTGCGGCATTCGTTTTGGTATTTAGTGCTGGAACGATGGGGGCCGAGGCACAGCGTTTGGGCGGCCAGCGTTTCGAGCCGGCGGATTCGCCTGATGGCGTGTTGGGCACACGGGGCGCGGACGAGCGGCCGGAGCTTGATCCATACCTAGCGCTGTGGGCCAACTACATGCTCAATCCGGTGGTGATCCGTGATGCAGCCGACAATGAACAAAGCGTGCTCGAGCATACGTTAGCTTTTGATCTGGTTGCGAGCATGACTTTATGGAAAGGCTTGCAGTTTGGCTTGGCGATGCCAGTGGGTTTGCTCCGCACGGATGAACCAGGCGCTGCGGTTGCGGCAGGCCTTGCGAATCAAACAGGCGCTGCCCTCGGGGATCTGAGGCTTCATTTGGCCTACCGTTTCCAGCTGGGCTACTTCAGTGCGCTTGCTATCTATCTTCCGATCATGCTGCCAACTTCTTCAAACGATGACACTTTAGCGTTTGGCTTTGGAGTGAAACCAACTCTGGCCTTTTCTCAACATATTGGAGCTTTGCAGATTCTTATTAACGCATCGTTTCTCTATCGCAAAGATGTTGATGTGCTTGATTACACTGCGGGTAGCGAGCTTGGTGGACGCTTCGCTCTTCGCTATGCCTTGGGCTCAGAGGGCCATACGGGTCTTCTTGCTGAAGTGGGCATGAATACCGCAACCCGTGATTTTTTAGGTGCTGGAGTCACCCCGCTGGAGGTGCGTGGTGGTGTCGAGCAACAGTTCGCCGAGAACTGGAGGATGACTGGCTTCGCGGGTAGCGCGCTTAGCACAGGCGTTGGCTCACCCGATATTCGCATTGGTCTGGGCATTGCCTATGCTCCGGAGCAGACCAGGCCGCGTAAGAGCCCAGAGGATCGGGATGGTGACGGCATTCGCAATGAAGACGACAAATGTCCCGATGAAGCGGAAGACGAGGACGGCTTTCAAGACTGGGACGGGTGTCCTGATCTGGACAACGATCAAGACGGCTTTTTGGATGGCGATGATGAATGTCCGATGGCCCCGGAATCCAAAAATGGTTTTCTCGATGAAGACGGATGTCCTGACTACGTCAAACTCGAAGGTGGGCGGATTGTCACATTCCAGCCAGTGTACTTCACGTCCAACAGTGACAACGTACAAGAGCGAAGCCGTGACATGATGGATGAAATCGCAAACATCATGAAGGCTAATCCTGAGATGACGATGCGAGTCGAAGGCCATGCAGACTCGGTAGGCCGCGCCGATCACAATCTAAAGCTCTCACAAAAACGAGCCGATACCGTGAAGCGCTATTTGGTTGAAGAGGGCGATATTGATGCTTCACGAATTCAATCCAAAGGTTATGGCGAGCGCAAGCCAATAGCTAGCAATCAAACACAGCAAGGTCGTGCAGAGAATCGCAGAGTCGAGTTTCATGTACGCTGGGGTAAGCGATGA
- a CDS encoding alanine--glyoxylate aminotransferase family protein has protein sequence MNQHVGYLLLQRVADKSGKCRMVDPLIHLAQVYGLVLAPRQLALDISLEISGDCQRTLCKSLLTMKQYWLLNPGPVNTSETVKQASISVDLCHREPEYAELMQAIRTKLLEVAGLKQGEHHVALIAGSGTAAVELGLVSIVRPGKKLLTVKNGVYGDRMANMAARSGIDCVSVEVPWGELPDLKKIETLLKSDPDIDALSLVHHETTTGLINPVDAIGQLCKATDTLFYLDSVSGFAGEELDIKASHIDFMAATANKCIHGLPGMSFVIVSDKGRKHLEQVPPRSAYFDLGNYLKTQDTGNVPFTPCVPGALSLNQALDELAQSGGIQARIKLYKERSSFLRGEFKKLGLQFYIDENLLSNSITTYHLPKGFNYAKLHDALKEQGFVIYAGQGKLGSEVFRIANIGHVPMSAYADLVDCMRQLLREQ, from the coding sequence ATGAACCAGCATGTTGGTTATCTCCTCTTGCAACGCGTCGCGGATAAATCCGGGAAGTGCCGTATGGTAGACCCGCTCATTCACTTGGCGCAAGTCTATGGACTAGTGCTTGCGCCGCGCCAGCTCGCGCTCGACATAAGCCTTGAAATTTCAGGTGACTGCCAGAGAACATTATGCAAGAGTCTGCTCACTATGAAACAGTATTGGTTACTTAATCCCGGGCCCGTCAATACCTCCGAGACTGTAAAGCAAGCATCGATCTCAGTGGATCTTTGCCACCGCGAGCCAGAATACGCAGAGCTTATGCAAGCGATTCGCACAAAGCTGCTCGAGGTAGCTGGTCTGAAACAAGGCGAACACCACGTTGCTCTAATCGCTGGCTCAGGAACCGCCGCTGTTGAACTTGGCCTTGTTTCCATCGTCCGGCCCGGGAAAAAACTACTCACAGTAAAAAACGGTGTTTACGGCGATCGCATGGCCAACATGGCTGCACGCTCAGGCATAGACTGCGTTTCAGTCGAAGTGCCTTGGGGAGAACTTCCAGACCTGAAAAAGATTGAAACACTCCTTAAGAGCGATCCCGACATTGACGCCCTTAGCCTAGTGCACCATGAAACAACCACAGGCCTTATCAACCCAGTCGATGCCATCGGGCAATTATGTAAAGCGACCGACACACTTTTTTACCTCGACTCAGTTTCGGGTTTTGCCGGAGAAGAGCTCGATATCAAAGCAAGTCACATCGATTTCATGGCAGCCACAGCTAATAAATGCATTCATGGTCTGCCGGGCATGTCTTTTGTGATTGTTTCGGACAAGGGTCGCAAACATCTCGAACAGGTCCCTCCCCGTTCGGCCTATTTTGACTTGGGCAACTATCTCAAGACCCAAGACACTGGAAATGTGCCTTTTACACCATGTGTCCCTGGCGCATTATCACTCAATCAAGCTTTGGACGAGCTTGCTCAGAGTGGTGGTATTCAAGCACGCATAAAACTCTATAAAGAGCGCTCATCGTTTTTGCGAGGCGAGTTCAAGAAACTCGGCTTGCAGTTCTATATTGATGAAAACCTGCTTTCAAACAGTATTACCACTTATCATCTGCCCAAAGGCTTCAACTACGCAAAACTCCACGATGCTTTAAAAGAACAAGGTTTTGTGATTTACGCAGGCCAGGGAAAACTCGGCAGTGAAGTATTCCGCATTGCGAATATAGGTCATGTACCTATGTCTGCTTACGCCGATTTGGTCGACTGCATGCGACAGCTGCTGCGAGAGCAATAA
- a CDS encoding APC family permease: MGISVLDRRQSLSTATLLVVASMIGTGVFTLSGILLEDLGSIASVLLVWLLGGLLAFCGALSYAELAAMFPRNGGEYALLREIYHPAIGFMAACTSFIAGFTAPVAIATLAFGHYAHRLNASLSELQYAFVLLAIITLFQLSKDVVAARFQNLLTFIKIALILAFVLVGFTQGHIGPSPLASFDSATLFSPQFSSAIITVSYAYTGWNAAIYIAGELKNPKRNIALSLALGTGGVTLVYLLLNYVFLTSAPIADLKGVIEIGHVSASALFGKEAGYWMSVVIALGLISTANAYMVTGPRVYEAVGRNYSKLAWLIRKDKHSNPMRASLLQSCAAILMILSASFEQLLVYVGTLLSVFSAITVAGVYVLRKRLPDQPRPYRCLGYPATPAFFIALMAWVVFRSISANPVSFLASILTILACFSFYLYVRKSAMPDPLATSSEDS, encoded by the coding sequence ATGGGTATCAGCGTTCTCGACCGACGGCAGAGTTTGAGCACAGCGACTCTGCTTGTGGTTGCAAGCATGATTGGTACGGGCGTATTTACGCTATCAGGCATTTTGCTCGAGGATCTAGGAAGCATTGCCAGCGTGCTATTGGTTTGGCTCTTGGGTGGTTTGCTCGCTTTTTGCGGAGCACTTTCCTATGCAGAGCTTGCAGCCATGTTTCCTCGCAATGGCGGTGAATACGCACTGCTTCGAGAAATCTATCATCCAGCCATCGGCTTTATGGCCGCATGCACTTCCTTTATTGCAGGGTTCACGGCACCGGTGGCCATTGCAACCCTTGCGTTTGGCCACTACGCACACCGTCTGAACGCATCTTTATCCGAGCTACAGTATGCCTTTGTATTGCTCGCCATCATTACCTTGTTTCAACTTAGCAAAGACGTGGTTGCAGCACGCTTTCAGAACCTACTCACCTTCATCAAAATCGCCCTCATTCTAGCTTTTGTGTTGGTGGGTTTTACGCAAGGACATATCGGTCCATCACCTTTGGCAAGTTTTGATAGTGCTACGCTTTTTTCGCCACAGTTTTCCTCGGCCATCATCACCGTCAGCTACGCTTATACCGGTTGGAACGCTGCAATCTACATTGCAGGCGAACTCAAAAACCCCAAACGCAACATTGCCCTTTCACTTGCACTTGGAACCGGCGGAGTGACTCTTGTTTATCTGCTATTGAACTATGTGTTTTTAACTTCCGCACCCATCGCAGATCTAAAAGGCGTGATTGAGATCGGCCATGTCTCGGCCAGCGCCTTGTTTGGAAAAGAAGCCGGCTACTGGATGTCCGTCGTCATAGCCTTAGGGCTCATCTCCACCGCCAACGCTTACATGGTCACCGGCCCTCGTGTGTATGAAGCCGTTGGCCGCAACTACTCAAAGCTTGCTTGGCTGATTCGCAAAGACAAGCACAGCAACCCGATGCGAGCCTCGCTGCTTCAGTCCTGTGCCGCCATACTCATGATTCTTAGTGCAAGCTTCGAGCAACTGCTGGTTTACGTTGGAACCTTGCTTTCTGTCTTTTCCGCTATCACCGTGGCGGGTGTCTATGTACTTCGAAAACGCCTGCCAGATCAGCCAAGGCCCTATCGCTGCTTGGGCTATCCGGCTACACCAGCGTTCTTCATTGCGCTCATGGCTTGGGTAGTTTTTCGCTCAATTTCTGCCAATCCTGTCAGTTTTTTAGCCTCAATTCTGACAATTTTGGCATGTTTTAGCTTTTACCTCTATGTAAGAAAAAGCGCCATGCCTGATCCATTAGCCACATCTTCAGAAGATAGCTGA
- a CDS encoding phosphocholine cytidylyltransferase family protein produces the protein MQALLLAAGVGKRLGPYTKAMPKCLLEVAGQTLLERHLANYANLGFSKAVIVTGHEEDKIKDAVASLDLALRIELIRNDEYTKGSILSLRKGLDAITEDVVTMDADVFYHPQVLATLAKSSHANSVLIDERSDETGEEMMIGIRANRAAAIARRVSPIGPFDKVGESIGFFRIAKADQSLLKQTIDRTIKEQGEDLEYETALNAFFDVAEVKFETVGNLPWTEIDFEQDLARARNEIAPAILSEG, from the coding sequence ATGCAGGCGTTATTACTTGCAGCAGGAGTTGGTAAACGCCTTGGTCCTTACACCAAGGCGATGCCTAAGTGTTTGCTTGAAGTAGCAGGGCAAACTCTGCTTGAGCGACATCTAGCGAACTACGCCAATCTTGGGTTTTCCAAAGCTGTGATCGTCACTGGTCATGAGGAAGACAAAATCAAAGACGCCGTAGCTTCGTTGGATCTCGCCCTGCGTATCGAACTTATTCGCAACGATGAGTACACCAAGGGCTCGATTTTATCTTTGCGCAAAGGACTTGATGCGATAACGGAAGATGTCGTCACCATGGATGCTGATGTATTTTACCATCCACAGGTGCTCGCTACACTCGCCAAGAGCAGTCATGCGAACAGTGTTCTTATCGATGAGCGCTCGGACGAGACTGGCGAAGAGATGATGATCGGCATTCGTGCCAATCGCGCTGCAGCGATTGCGAGACGTGTCAGTCCAATTGGACCTTTTGATAAAGTTGGCGAATCGATTGGGTTTTTTAGGATAGCAAAGGCTGATCAGTCCTTGCTCAAACAAACAATTGATCGCACCATCAAAGAACAGGGCGAAGATCTCGAGTACGAGACCGCGCTCAATGCATTTTTCGATGTGGCAGAAGTAAAGTTCGAGACAGTGGGCAATCTTCCTTGGACTGAAATCGATTTTGAGCAAGACTTGGCTCGTGCCCGAAATGAGATTGCTCCAGCCATTCTTAGTGAGGGGTAG